A window of Amyelois transitella isolate CPQ chromosome 30, ilAmyTran1.1, whole genome shotgun sequence contains these coding sequences:
- the LOC132903805 gene encoding uncharacterized protein LOC132903805: MPKRSAEDRIARYSRKIKKLQNEEIKRRKRVIIYSDSSDDDNMSDIEYNKNADNNTANIEPEVPDQAVPLPDDPQTDDQPLSSLDPDILMALGEPAQEEVAYGEDIHPDLAQRWAPLLRKGLVEKEQKDKLLKEYAIPKNCKLFRAPLLNPEINAAVSEFARARDKKIENGQQQLGIGLTAINRAMTVLLTSDNKIQAIKYLSDACRILSDLHAAESQTRKKSLTQGLEKSFLNLIQDTDRDETLFGADLPDKIKASKAIEKQGSQIKKPDNKLAPGSSTSRPTRSQGNSKGPSRSVASRGGRGTSRRNPYTTRSTSAQSNFNPSRIWNKPPRASPRT; the protein is encoded by the exons ATGCCGAAGCGTAGTGCAGAGGATAGAATTGCACGTTATTCACGAAAAATTAAGAAGCttcaaaatgaagaaattaagCGCCGCAAacgtgttattatttattctgatTCATCAGATGATGACAATATGTCGG atatcgaatataataaaaacgctGACAATAACACTGCCAATATCGAACCGGAGGTTCCTGATCAGGCCGTGCCCTTGCCAGATGACCCTCAAACCGATGATCAGCCTTTGTCTTCATTAGATCCTGATATACTAATGGCATTAGGGGAACCCGCTCAAGAGGAAGTTGCGTATGGAGAGGACATTCACCCAGACTTAGCCCAAAGATGGGCTCCTCTTCTCCGTAAAGGCCTGGTTGAAAAGgaacaaaaagataaattgtTAAAAGAATACGCAATTCCTAAAAATTGTAAACTATTTAGAGCCCCCCTTTTAAACCCAGAAATCAATGCTGCAGTCTCCGAATTTGCCCGCGCGCGGgataaaaagattgaaaatgGTCAACAGCAACTAGGCATAGGTCTAACAGCCATAAATAGGGCAATGACGGTTTTGCTTACTTCCGATAACAAAATACaggctataaaatatttatctgatGCCTGCAGAATCTTATCAGACCTTCACGCAGCTGAGTCCCAGACCCGTAAAAAGTCTCTAACCCAAGGTTTAGAAAAATCTTTCCTTAACCTCATCCAAGACACTGATCGCGACGAAACGTTATTCGGCGCTGATTTACCAGATAAGATTAAGGCGTCAAAAGCTATTGAGAAACAGGgttctcaaataaaaaaaccggATAATAAACTTGCACCAGGATCGTCTACCTCTCGTCCCACTAGATCTCAGGGAAACTCGAAAGGCCCCTCTCGCTCGGTGGCAAGCAGGGGGGGGCGCGGTACTTCCAGGAGGAATCCTTATACGACGAGATCCACGTCTGCACAGAGCAACTTCAACCCATCCAGGATTTGGAACAAGCCTCCTCGTGCAAGCCCTCGGACATAG